The following proteins are co-located in the Barnesiella propionica genome:
- a CDS encoding ATP-grasp domain-containing protein, giving the protein MKKTGWALYPKSTLNNKNQAFNWLEEEARKYDIDLQVFFFEDILIPAGTKGACLCAGELRQLPDFVLMRGYESIISVYFEMRGIPVFNTNESMVISRNKMLSHLHLSCADIPTPHTVYLSGGAYDYEHLCSLFGNKKFIIKNIEGSKGENVYLVNSGVEMKEVLEKEGERCLAQEYIETSRGKDIRVWVIGGEIAASVMRHSDTSFKSNYSLGGRVAPFEMNREVGDIAVRAARAIGLDFAGVDILFAGSSYTVCEINGNAGFRTLSCLPQKTNLPAHLFRYIHAVITKC; this is encoded by the coding sequence ATGAAAAAAACAGGTTGGGCTTTATATCCTAAGTCCACATTAAATAATAAGAACCAGGCTTTTAACTGGCTGGAAGAAGAAGCCCGTAAATATGATATAGATCTGCAGGTATTCTTTTTTGAAGACATATTGATTCCGGCCGGAACGAAGGGTGCATGCCTGTGTGCGGGAGAATTGCGCCAGCTTCCCGACTTCGTGCTGATGAGAGGATATGAAAGTATAATATCGGTATATTTCGAGATGCGCGGTATTCCCGTTTTCAACACTAATGAATCTATGGTAATATCCCGAAATAAAATGTTGTCTCATTTGCACCTTTCCTGTGCAGATATACCTACTCCCCATACCGTATATTTATCCGGAGGCGCATATGATTATGAGCATTTATGCTCACTTTTCGGAAATAAAAAGTTTATTATAAAAAACATAGAAGGGTCGAAAGGAGAAAATGTATATCTGGTTAATTCTGGAGTGGAAATGAAGGAAGTTTTAGAGAAAGAAGGTGAACGCTGTCTGGCTCAGGAATATATAGAGACGAGCCGGGGAAAAGATATACGAGTGTGGGTGATAGGAGGCGAGATTGCCGCCTCGGTAATGAGGCATTCCGATACTTCGTTTAAATCCAATTACTCTTTAGGAGGCCGGGTCGCTCCTTTCGAGATGAATAGAGAAGTTGGGGATATCGCTGTCCGTGCTGCCCGTGCAATTGGCCTGGACTTTGCCGGAGTGGACATATTGTTTGCCGGAAGTTCCTATACTGTATGCGAGATTAACGGTAATGCCGGTTTTCGTACTCTTTCCTGTTTGCCTCAGAAAACTAATTTACCGGCACATTTATTTCGTTATATTCATGCGGTTATAACTAAATGTTAA
- a CDS encoding N-formylglutamate amidohydrolase, whose protein sequence is MEYMTVEDIKMWEHTVIPGLTCNILEGSSNILVSAPHSVTHKRYDEASGTFAEKPSEIYTIALARLLNQHIGCHVFYNTNTGIDPNDDPVEEHPDIPVAPCEYKKNLEIYVKEHDIRFLVDIHLANPARPFDYELGTNEGINILNQGIITGLFSCIAGIHIPGVRVLIDEPFKAHNPNTISRYINKSCGIPALQIEINGNYFNIKKGTGYFEKTFRILCDYLNGIKVVAGDYEQYSFYTPVASSKHKPQNRVELCSLEGVINGGEIDIYNLEGKKETGTVVINKGIEPEKAGITERLLKSLFPETASQLLLVHKMNYNKVSYSIPYHENIVYNKLLVSKDIYDSLDEKKKIIVYNSISGISGCFETVPYTDGKKATIFPYYYQRRLLEIDIFTRLDTEAFRTLSSVAGKAFIERCYAPVHNKEGNVSGYEIKPLDNDCLQELRDLCKKCLLLNNILYKPAVFPEDGSITQARWLHKAVCSKTLMLRSARSKETDDNIDVIRLTKNHQHILGVEENDCVIVTYMNRSAKVRVLTLEREDYARIIQINNGVIDINDMDMVVCIPFKIRTKLCMYRENAGVVSIERDMKSVIKKNIFLYVMTFIGIFIALLELKLPVWITALSVMGLSFFFIYLILSVERNKVNDINKE, encoded by the coding sequence ATGGAATATATGACGGTAGAAGATATAAAAATGTGGGAACATACTGTTATTCCCGGTTTAACTTGTAATATACTGGAAGGTAGCAGTAATATATTGGTTTCGGCTCCTCACAGCGTAACTCACAAACGTTATGATGAGGCTTCGGGGACTTTTGCCGAGAAACCGTCCGAAATATATACAATCGCACTGGCACGCTTGCTGAACCAACATATAGGCTGCCATGTGTTTTATAATACAAATACCGGTATCGATCCGAACGACGATCCTGTGGAGGAACATCCGGATATTCCGGTTGCTCCCTGCGAGTACAAAAAGAATCTGGAAATTTATGTGAAGGAACATGACATTCGTTTTCTCGTTGATATACATTTGGCAAATCCGGCACGCCCTTTTGATTATGAACTGGGAACGAATGAAGGAATAAATATACTGAATCAGGGGATCATTACCGGTTTGTTTTCCTGTATAGCCGGAATTCATATACCCGGAGTCAGGGTTCTGATAGATGAACCGTTCAAAGCGCATAATCCGAATACCATTTCGCGGTATATCAATAAGTCATGCGGTATTCCCGCACTTCAGATAGAAATCAATGGTAATTATTTCAATATAAAGAAAGGGACGGGATACTTTGAGAAGACATTTCGTATACTTTGCGATTACCTGAATGGAATAAAGGTCGTTGCAGGTGATTATGAGCAATACTCTTTTTATACACCGGTAGCCAGCAGTAAACATAAACCGCAAAACAGGGTGGAACTTTGTAGCCTGGAAGGGGTGATAAACGGAGGAGAAATAGATATCTACAATTTAGAGGGAAAGAAAGAGACAGGAACCGTTGTAATTAACAAAGGGATAGAGCCCGAAAAAGCGGGGATAACCGAGCGTTTGTTAAAATCATTGTTTCCCGAAACGGCTTCGCAGTTGCTCCTGGTCCATAAAATGAATTATAATAAAGTCTCTTATTCCATACCTTACCATGAGAACATCGTTTATAATAAACTGCTTGTGTCGAAGGATATTTATGATTCGTTGGACGAGAAAAAAAAGATAATCGTTTATAATAGTATATCTGGAATATCAGGATGTTTTGAGACAGTACCGTATACCGATGGGAAAAAGGCTACGATTTTTCCTTATTATTATCAGCGCCGTTTATTGGAAATCGATATTTTTACGAGGCTCGATACCGAAGCTTTCCGGACACTGTCTTCTGTTGCCGGTAAAGCTTTTATAGAACGGTGTTATGCCCCCGTCCATAATAAAGAGGGGAATGTATCGGGATATGAGATAAAACCTCTCGATAATGATTGTTTGCAGGAGTTGAGAGATTTATGTAAAAAATGCCTGCTTCTAAATAATATTTTGTATAAACCTGCGGTCTTTCCGGAAGACGGTTCCATTACACAGGCCCGGTGGTTGCACAAGGCTGTTTGCAGCAAGACCCTTATGCTTAGGTCTGCCCGGTCGAAAGAGACCGATGACAATATCGACGTGATACGTCTTACGAAAAATCATCAGCATATCTTGGGTGTAGAAGAGAATGATTGCGTAATAGTTACCTATATGAATCGCTCGGCAAAAGTAAGGGTGCTGACTTTGGAAAGAGAGGATTATGCACGTATCATCCAGATAAATAACGGTGTTATTGATATCAATGATATGGATATGGTTGTCTGTATTCCATTTAAAATACGTACAAAATTATGTATGTACCGTGAGAATGCCGGGGTGGTTTCTATCGAACGGGATATGAAAAGCGTTATAAAAAAGAATATATTTCTGTACGTTATGACTTTTATAGGTATATTTATAGCACTGTTGGAACTTAAATTGCCGGTTTGGATTACCGCCTTGTCCGTTATGGGACTAAGTTTCTTTTTTATATATCTTATCCTAAGTGTAGAGCGGAATAAAGTGAATGACATTAATAAAGAATGA
- a CDS encoding helix-turn-helix domain-containing protein: MDIEEEIPKFDIPTDYIVGDNITGEILNLYGKFPCKIKAGIFALCVRGTIRATVNLAEFTICENDFVTLIPNTFIQIHEVSDDALLYFVGFSSHFVNSFNFIKGTMDFRSVIVENPIVPLSPEILPIYRDAIALLARADSSPDAILSNEIMGPVMDIFIHGIAGIYKQGTQWKKTAPTRENEISREFIQLVLQYYTREHSVSFYADKMGITLPHFCSTIKNATGQTALEIISGVIIMDAKAQLKSTNLPIKDISISLGFNNPSFFNKYFKQHVGMTPQEYRNE; the protein is encoded by the coding sequence ATGGACATTGAAGAGGAAATACCTAAATTTGATATTCCTACGGATTACATCGTAGGAGACAACATAACGGGTGAGATTCTTAATCTTTATGGCAAATTTCCTTGTAAGATAAAAGCGGGTATTTTTGCCCTTTGTGTGAGAGGAACGATTCGTGCCACGGTGAACCTGGCTGAATTTACGATTTGTGAAAATGATTTTGTAACCCTTATACCTAATACATTCATTCAAATACATGAGGTGTCGGATGATGCCCTGCTTTACTTCGTAGGCTTTTCTTCTCATTTTGTAAACAGTTTTAATTTCATTAAGGGTACTATGGATTTTAGATCCGTTATAGTGGAAAATCCCATAGTTCCTTTATCGCCTGAAATACTCCCTATATATCGGGATGCCATAGCATTGCTGGCAAGAGCTGACAGTTCTCCCGATGCGATTCTTTCGAATGAAATCATGGGACCGGTCATGGATATATTTATTCATGGTATAGCCGGTATATACAAGCAGGGTACTCAATGGAAAAAAACGGCTCCTACGAGGGAGAACGAAATATCCCGCGAATTTATACAGCTGGTATTGCAATATTATACGCGCGAACATAGCGTCTCTTTTTATGCAGATAAGATGGGAATCACCTTACCGCATTTTTGTTCTACGATAAAAAATGCTACAGGGCAGACGGCACTTGAAATCATATCGGGAGTAATTATTATGGATGCCAAGGCACAATTGAAATCAACGAATTTGCCTATTAAAGACATATCCATTTCATTAGGTTTTAATAATCCTTCCTTTTTTAATAAGTATTTCAAGCAACATGTGGGAATGACCCCGCAGGAATATCGTAACGAATAG
- a CDS encoding DEAD/DEAH box helicase, whose protein sequence is MESKEKLALKACRNLGIERLNEMQNKTIEICNEAGDIVLLSPTGSGKTLAFLLPVLFHMQPPRQMVQALIIVPSRELALQIDRVLRTIAAGFKVCCCYGGHPVKEEIKSLSMAPDILVGTPGRILDHIERRNIFLENVHTVVLDEFDKCLELGFQEQMSSILKPLCKVKTRILTSATDSEDIPAFTGIKNPKKLNYLNIPVKEKRLSVFYVQSPEKDKLETLLSLLQNIDPGLTLIFCNQRESVERINGFLTSKRIINEAFHGGMEQPDRERALCKFRNQSSFILISTDLAARGLDIPEVKHIIHYHLPLDEETYIHRNGRTARMHADGNAYLILGSTEQMPEYVKKDARTITLSPTTMEPAVPPMTTLHFSAGKKEKLGKGDIVGFLIQKGGIGKEDIGSIDIKDHYSYVAINREKAHKTLKQISQEKVKGKKIKIGFAL, encoded by the coding sequence ATGGAATCAAAAGAAAAACTCGCGTTAAAAGCCTGCCGGAACTTAGGTATCGAACGGCTGAACGAAATGCAAAACAAAACCATAGAAATATGTAACGAAGCCGGCGATATCGTCCTTCTCTCACCCACCGGATCGGGGAAAACGCTCGCTTTCCTGCTTCCTGTCCTATTTCATATGCAACCTCCGAGACAAATGGTACAGGCACTCATAATCGTCCCGTCCAGAGAACTCGCCCTGCAAATAGACCGTGTATTGCGAACCATCGCCGCGGGTTTCAAAGTATGCTGTTGTTACGGAGGCCACCCGGTAAAAGAGGAAATAAAATCCCTTTCGATGGCTCCGGATATACTGGTAGGAACTCCCGGCCGTATACTGGATCATATAGAACGGAGAAATATCTTTCTTGAAAACGTGCATACGGTTGTTCTGGACGAGTTCGATAAATGTCTGGAGTTAGGATTTCAGGAACAAATGTCATCGATACTGAAACCACTGTGCAAAGTAAAGACGCGCATTCTCACTTCTGCAACCGACAGCGAAGATATTCCTGCCTTTACCGGCATAAAAAATCCGAAAAAGCTGAACTACCTGAATATACCCGTCAAAGAAAAACGACTATCGGTATTCTATGTTCAATCTCCCGAAAAGGATAAACTCGAAACATTATTATCACTCCTTCAAAACATTGATCCGGGACTCACCCTTATATTCTGTAACCAGAGAGAAAGTGTGGAACGGATAAACGGATTCTTGACGTCTAAAAGAATAATCAACGAGGCTTTCCACGGCGGCATGGAACAACCCGACCGGGAAAGGGCCTTGTGTAAATTCAGGAACCAGAGCAGTTTCATCCTCATATCTACCGACTTGGCTGCCCGCGGACTGGACATACCGGAAGTAAAACATATCATCCATTACCATCTTCCCCTCGACGAGGAGACTTACATACACCGGAACGGCCGTACGGCGCGTATGCATGCCGACGGAAACGCTTACTTGATCCTGGGTAGCACGGAACAGATGCCCGAATATGTAAAAAAAGACGCCCGGACAATCACGCTATCTCCTACGACAATGGAACCGGCTGTGCCTCCCATGACTACCTTGCATTTTTCGGCAGGGAAAAAAGAAAAACTGGGAAAAGGAGATATCGTAGGTTTCCTCATACAAAAAGGAGGAATTGGGAAGGAAGATATCGGCTCCATAGATATCAAAGATCACTACTCTTACGTAGCAATAAACCGGGAGAAAGCCCATAAAACCTTGAAACAAATTTCACAGGAAAAAGTAAAAGGCAAAAAGATAAAGATTGGTTTTGCCCTATAA
- a CDS encoding RluA family pseudouridine synthase → MEVIYEDNHIIIVNKNNSEIVQGDKTGDTPLSEILKLWLKEKYAKPGNVFVGVTHRLDRPVSGLVVFAKTSKALSRLNDMFRNGEMKKSYWAIVKNRPPKTEDEITHYLIRNEKQNKSIAYDAMKQGARQAVLGYKLIASSDRYHLLEIDLKTGRHHQIRCQLSKIGCPIKGDLKYGAERSNPDGGISLHARHISFVHPVSKRLVEVTAPVPDNSLWKAFEEQVAKTK, encoded by the coding sequence ATGGAAGTAATCTACGAAGATAATCATATTATAATAGTAAATAAAAATAACTCTGAGATCGTACAGGGAGATAAAACGGGTGATACTCCTTTGTCCGAGATTCTTAAATTATGGCTAAAAGAAAAATATGCTAAGCCGGGGAATGTTTTCGTAGGTGTTACCCACAGGCTGGACCGCCCGGTGAGCGGGCTGGTGGTTTTTGCCAAGACCAGTAAAGCGTTGTCCAGGTTGAACGATATGTTCCGTAACGGAGAAATGAAAAAGAGTTATTGGGCTATAGTGAAAAACCGGCCGCCAAAAACAGAGGACGAGATAACGCATTATCTGATACGGAATGAAAAACAGAATAAGTCTATAGCTTACGATGCGATGAAACAAGGAGCACGGCAGGCTGTTTTGGGATATAAACTTATTGCTTCCAGTGATCGGTATCATTTGTTGGAAATCGATTTAAAAACAGGCCGTCATCATCAGATCCGGTGTCAATTGTCAAAAATAGGATGTCCCATTAAAGGAGACCTTAAATATGGGGCCGAACGTTCCAATCCTGATGGGGGAATCTCGCTTCATGCTCGTCATATCAGTTTTGTACATCCTGTGTCGAAACGACTTGTAGAAGTAACGGCTCCCGTCCCTGATAATAGTTTGTGGAAAGCATTTGAAGAGCAGGTGGCAAAGACAAAGTAA
- the fabG gene encoding 3-oxoacyl-[acyl-carrier-protein] reductase — protein MKLLEGKVAVVTGAARGIGKAIALKFASEGANIAFTDLNIDDNAKATEAEIAALGVKVKGYASNAADFEDTHKVVEEIMKDFGRIDILVNNAGITRDGLMMRMTEQQWDMVLTVNLKSAFNFIHAVTPIMMRQKGGSIINMASVVGVSGNAGQCNYSASKAGMIGLAKSIAKELGSRGVRANAIAPGFIITDMTAALSDEVKAEWAKQIPLRRGGTPEDVANVATFLASDLSSYVSGQVIHCCGGMNM, from the coding sequence ATGAAATTATTAGAAGGAAAAGTTGCTGTCGTTACCGGCGCAGCGAGAGGTATAGGTAAAGCCATTGCTCTTAAATTTGCTTCGGAAGGAGCGAATATCGCTTTTACCGATTTGAATATAGATGATAATGCCAAAGCTACCGAAGCCGAAATTGCCGCACTGGGTGTAAAGGTAAAGGGATATGCTTCGAATGCTGCGGATTTTGAAGATACGCATAAGGTCGTGGAAGAGATCATGAAAGATTTCGGACGTATCGATATCCTGGTTAATAATGCCGGGATCACCCGTGACGGACTTATGATGCGTATGACCGAACAGCAGTGGGATATGGTACTTACCGTAAATCTGAAATCCGCGTTCAATTTCATCCATGCCGTTACCCCTATCATGATGCGTCAGAAAGGCGGAAGTATCATCAATATGGCATCGGTAGTGGGAGTTTCCGGTAATGCCGGACAATGCAATTATTCCGCCTCCAAAGCCGGTATGATAGGTTTGGCTAAATCTATTGCAAAGGAACTCGGTTCCCGTGGCGTTCGTGCCAATGCAATTGCACCCGGTTTCATTATTACCGATATGACAGCTGCTCTCTCGGACGAGGTGAAAGCCGAATGGGCAAAACAAATTCCATTGCGTCGTGGGGGTACGCCGGAGGACGTGGCCAATGTGGCTACTTTCCTGGCTTCTGATTTGTCTTCTTACGTGAGCGGTCAGGTGATCCATTGCTGCGGCGGTATGAATATGTAA
- a CDS encoding 3-oxoacyl-ACP synthase III family protein, producing MYINSTGYYIPEERVDNNHFLNVNGLTGEWIEQRTGIRTRSKAGEHENSNTMGIAAIRNAVPGLPYPIEEVDLIVSACYSPYDTVATLAHVAQKEFNIEEAKALYVSSACSSFTNGLEVVEGYFAAGKATKALVICSEHNTYYSNESDPKCGHLWGDAAVAVFISKEPQREGESEILEVVTRGLATLGKGPEGVRLRPKEDGIAMPEGRDVFLHACKYLVDALERITRNRNMTISDLDYIICHQANKRIVANVAHQLRFPDERFLNNIEELGNTGSASAMLVLAQHIHELKKGTMVGLTVFGGGYSSGGFLVRI from the coding sequence ATGTACATCAACTCAACCGGTTATTATATTCCCGAAGAAAGGGTAGATAATAATCATTTTTTGAATGTAAACGGGCTGACGGGAGAATGGATCGAACAGCGTACAGGTATCCGTACCCGCTCTAAAGCTGGAGAACATGAAAATAGCAATACGATGGGGATAGCGGCTATCCGCAATGCGGTTCCGGGTTTGCCTTATCCTATTGAAGAAGTCGATCTTATCGTGTCGGCTTGTTATTCTCCTTACGATACAGTGGCTACGTTGGCTCACGTCGCACAAAAAGAGTTTAATATTGAAGAAGCAAAAGCTCTGTATGTTTCCTCGGCATGTTCGTCGTTTACGAACGGGCTCGAAGTTGTCGAAGGTTATTTTGCCGCAGGAAAAGCAACTAAGGCGTTAGTGATATGTTCGGAGCATAATACATATTATAGTAATGAATCGGATCCGAAGTGCGGTCATTTGTGGGGCGATGCTGCAGTGGCGGTATTTATATCCAAAGAACCGCAAAGAGAAGGTGAATCGGAGATTCTGGAGGTTGTGACGAGAGGATTGGCTACATTGGGCAAAGGTCCCGAGGGAGTGCGATTACGCCCGAAAGAAGACGGCATAGCAATGCCGGAGGGACGGGATGTATTCCTGCATGCTTGCAAATATCTGGTTGATGCGCTTGAACGTATAACCCGTAATCGCAATATGACGATTTCCGATCTGGATTATATTATATGCCATCAGGCCAACAAGCGTATTGTGGCTAATGTCGCTCACCAGCTAAGATTTCCGGATGAACGGTTTCTGAACAATATAGAGGAACTGGGCAATACCGGTTCGGCTAGCGCGATGTTAGTGTTGGCACAACATATACACGAATTGAAAAAAGGTACTATGGTAGGACTTACTGTTTTTGGAGGAGGTTATTCGAGCGGAGGTTTCCTGGTACGTATTTGA
- a CDS encoding TetR/AcrR family transcriptional regulator: MPKTKEMLIDVARRLFARNGVENTTMNDIALASGKGRRTLYTYFKSKNDVYWAVIESELDHLLQRLSEVANKDLQPEEKLLNYIFIRLEAVKDTVLRNGTLKAEFFRDIWQVEKARKNIDNQELNLIRGILEEGVEKGVFQMPNVAATASVLHYALKGLDVPYIRDNFAELGIERLKLKEYIMDFILYGIKK; the protein is encoded by the coding sequence ATGCCTAAAACAAAAGAGATGCTTATCGATGTCGCCCGTAGGCTTTTCGCCCGTAACGGGGTTGAAAATACCACAATGAACGATATCGCATTGGCATCGGGAAAAGGGCGGAGAACGTTATATACTTACTTTAAAAGCAAGAATGATGTTTACTGGGCCGTTATCGAATCAGAGTTAGACCATCTGTTGCAACGGCTTAGTGAGGTAGCGAATAAGGATCTTCAGCCCGAAGAGAAATTATTGAATTACATATTCATCCGTCTGGAAGCCGTTAAAGACACGGTACTTCGAAACGGGACGCTCAAAGCCGAATTCTTCCGCGATATCTGGCAAGTGGAAAAGGCTCGTAAGAACATCGATAACCAGGAGTTGAACCTTATCCGGGGTATACTGGAGGAAGGTGTGGAGAAAGGGGTGTTTCAAATGCCCAATGTCGCGGCGACAGCTTCGGTTTTACACTATGCTCTTAAAGGATTGGACGTTCCTTATATCCGTGATAATTTTGCGGAGCTTGGTATTGAACGGCTTAAACTGAAAGAGTACATAATGGATTTTATTTTATACGGAATTAAGAAATAA
- a CDS encoding response regulator yields MPVYEGDMFRPAEVISDVILPKMNGFELCKVMVEINNNIPVFMLKASGTTNDKLEGVLF; encoded by the coding sequence ATGCCGGTTTATGAGGGCGACATGTTCAGGCCGGCAGAAGTGATATCGGATGTCATATTGCCTAAAATGAATGGCTTTGAATTATGTAAAGTGATGGTGGAAATAAATAACAATATTCCGGTATTTATGCTGAAAGCTTCGGGAACAACAAATGATAAACTGGAAGGGGTTCTATTCTGA
- a CDS encoding SPOR domain-containing protein: MKKSMFWILSVALIAGMSSCKPSQSAYKAAYEKAQEKPTVAEEIADPEFRPVAPAPATPAAPVQTPQIRESSERINAVDGNDALLKEYNVIVGSFIQKVNAMGLRDRLIADGYTAILAQNAEGMFRVVACSFDNRPDAVTAREQIKQKYPEKLIKDPWLLINR; this comes from the coding sequence ATGAAAAAGAGTATGTTTTGGATTCTTTCCGTAGCACTTATTGCCGGAATGTCCTCTTGTAAACCCAGTCAGAGCGCTTATAAAGCTGCTTATGAAAAAGCACAGGAAAAACCTACTGTAGCTGAAGAAATTGCCGACCCTGAATTTCGTCCGGTAGCTCCGGCCCCTGCAACACCGGCTGCTCCGGTACAAACGCCTCAGATCCGTGAATCTTCGGAACGTATCAATGCCGTGGACGGTAATGATGCTTTGCTTAAGGAATATAATGTGATTGTAGGAAGCTTTATCCAGAAAGTGAATGCCATGGGTTTGAGAGACCGCCTTATTGCCGACGGATATACGGCTATCCTGGCTCAGAATGCCGAAGGGATGTTTCGGGTCGTAGCTTGCAGTTTTGATAATCGTCCTGATGCTGTGACAGCTCGTGAACAGATCAAACAGAAATATCCGGAAAAGCTTATTAAAGACCCCTGGTTGCTGATTAACCGGTAA